A part of Thermococcus sp. LS1 genomic DNA contains:
- a CDS encoding nucleotidyl transferase AbiEii/AbiGii toxin family protein, whose amino-acid sequence MDEEMLRYLAAKTGLGLNYIAKEERISFLLSQLWEIFGEKAILKGGTALNRVYLAKIGAARFSEDIDIDYFNGDVGRAAEEIKKGMKLVEEFDVKGPRVLHRTFRFDCYYRNPLGNRDRVKVEFYLSRPPYVEARIELVKSPFVSEYPTMFRVYSFEDLLAKKLAALYNRTEGKDIYDSFHALNMEFDKKRLENALKLTLEFYHIEDGDFLRSLVEKLDYAKKNARYIGNSTNHFIPKSLRPNWEEMIESLKLRIEELGRVLSL is encoded by the coding sequence ATGGATGAGGAAATGCTCAGGTATCTGGCAGCGAAGACTGGGCTGGGCTTGAACTACATTGCCAAGGAGGAGAGGATTTCCTTCCTGCTGAGTCAGCTGTGGGAAATCTTCGGCGAGAAGGCGATACTCAAGGGCGGCACTGCCCTCAACAGGGTTTACCTCGCAAAGATTGGAGCGGCAAGGTTTTCCGAGGACATAGACATTGACTATTTCAACGGCGACGTTGGCAGGGCAGCTGAGGAGATAAAAAAGGGCATGAAGCTCGTCGAGGAGTTTGACGTTAAAGGCCCAAGGGTTCTGCACAGGACTTTTCGGTTCGATTGCTATTACAGGAATCCTCTAGGGAATAGGGATAGGGTCAAAGTTGAGTTCTACCTCAGCAGGCCGCCCTACGTTGAGGCCAGAATTGAGCTGGTTAAGTCTCCCTTCGTCAGTGAGTATCCGACCATGTTCAGGGTCTATTCCTTTGAGGACCTGCTCGCCAAGAAACTCGCTGCCCTCTACAACCGCACTGAAGGCAAGGACATCTACGACTCCTTCCATGCCCTCAACATGGAGTTTGATAAGAAAAGGTTGGAAAATGCTTTGAAGCTCACCCTTGAGTTCTACCACATAGAGGATGGGGACTTCCTAAGGAGTTTAGTTGAAAAGCTCGATTATGCAAAGAAAAATGCCCGGTACATCGGCAACTCCACCAACCACTTTATCCCCAAGAGCTTACGTCCAAACTGGGAAGAGATGATAGAAAGCCTGAAGCTCAGAATTGAAGAACTGGGTCGGGTGCTTTCATTGTAG
- a CDS encoding zinc finger domain-containing protein: MEAKFEIPVCTSCGKEITPREHATHFVCPNCGEEIIWRCESCRVLSVPYKCPKCGWEGP; the protein is encoded by the coding sequence GTGGAAGCCAAGTTCGAGATACCCGTATGCACATCATGCGGAAAGGAGATAACCCCAAGGGAGCACGCCACTCACTTCGTCTGCCCGAACTGTGGCGAGGAGATCATCTGGCGCTGTGAAAGCTGCAGGGTCCTCTCAGTCCCCTACAAGTGCCCCAAGTGCGGCTGGGAGGGGCCGTGA
- a CDS encoding elongation factor 1-beta, translating into MADYNLVGVIKVMPTDPDVNLDELEEKLKAVIPEKFGLAKVEREPIAFGLVALKFYVLGRDEEGYSYDEVADLFRQVENVESAEVETVSRI; encoded by the coding sequence ATGGCTGACTACAACCTTGTTGGCGTTATAAAGGTCATGCCGACCGATCCGGATGTCAACCTCGACGAGCTCGAGGAGAAGCTCAAGGCCGTCATCCCGGAGAAGTTCGGCCTCGCCAAGGTCGAGCGCGAGCCTATAGCTTTTGGTCTCGTTGCCCTCAAGTTCTACGTCCTCGGTAGGGACGAGGAGGGCTACTCCTACGACGAGGTTGCCGACCTCTTCAGGCAGGTCGAGAACGTCGAGAGCGCCGAAGTTGAGACCGTTTCGAGGATCTGA
- a CDS encoding DUF2283 domain-containing protein, whose translation MKVRYDPKADILYILIREGPVADTDEVDEDVWFEYDEEGNVVGIEIWNAGENVIRKSLLEIERYTKALDRKMEA comes from the coding sequence ATGAAGGTTAGGTATGACCCAAAGGCTGATATCCTCTATATTCTGATCAGAGAGGGCCCGGTGGCAGACACCGACGAAGTTGACGAAGACGTGTGGTTCGAGTACGATGAGGAAGGAAACGTCGTCGGAATCGAAATATGGAACGCTGGGGAGAATGTTATCAGAAAAAGTCTCTTGGAAATAGAGCGCTATACGAAGGCGTTGGATAGAAAAATGGAAGCCTAA
- a CDS encoding tetratricopeptide repeat protein — MSDVRAEWEKALSEKDCEKLLELFDDYIENIEDEETLREELKRLEEVVIECEDPYDLAHEIAHVYAHLDDAESGIELYKRIAERKKEDPEEYATALYYLADAYEHFGMPEKAIETYEELLKLEEEVLKNEKEIALTLANIAVNLDEIGETEKAIELMERARDIFERLSDEKNYLISLLDLAHFRYELGDYNTAEALINEVLKNPRDNEIEINAKLVEAEIWAGREEYGKAFKALRDALLKAVDTNEEIFGLVFDTLVDFIEGLFNEEAYEDIYENIGLFVEVFEDDTADFFRAIGELARWRGGDEEAKKRFDELYSKVENEDLKAILDEWKKPKLSLSLGL, encoded by the coding sequence ATGAGCGATGTTAGAGCTGAATGGGAGAAAGCCCTGAGCGAGAAGGACTGTGAGAAGTTACTTGAGCTTTTTGACGATTACATCGAGAACATCGAAGATGAGGAGACGCTGAGGGAGGAGCTGAAGAGGCTTGAGGAAGTCGTCATCGAGTGCGAGGACCCCTACGATTTAGCGCATGAGATAGCCCACGTTTACGCTCACCTCGACGACGCCGAGAGCGGCATTGAGCTCTACAAAAGGATAGCCGAAAGGAAGAAGGAAGATCCGGAGGAGTACGCGACGGCGCTCTACTACCTGGCCGATGCTTACGAGCACTTCGGCATGCCAGAGAAGGCGATAGAGACCTATGAGGAGCTGCTCAAGCTTGAGGAGGAAGTCCTCAAAAATGAGAAGGAGATAGCGCTGACGCTGGCCAACATTGCCGTGAACCTCGACGAGATCGGCGAGACCGAGAAAGCCATAGAGCTCATGGAGCGCGCGAGGGACATATTCGAGAGGCTCAGCGACGAGAAGAACTACCTCATAAGCCTCCTCGACCTGGCGCACTTCAGATACGAACTCGGAGACTACAATACCGCCGAGGCGCTGATAAACGAGGTTCTCAAGAACCCGAGGGACAACGAGATAGAGATAAACGCCAAGCTGGTGGAGGCCGAGATCTGGGCTGGCAGAGAGGAGTACGGAAAGGCCTTCAAAGCCCTCCGCGACGCGCTCCTGAAGGCCGTCGATACGAACGAAGAGATTTTCGGCCTCGTCTTCGACACGCTCGTTGACTTCATCGAGGGACTGTTCAACGAGGAGGCCTACGAGGACATCTACGAGAACATCGGGCTCTTTGTTGAAGTCTTCGAGGACGACACGGCGGATTTCTTCAGGGCGATAGGCGAGCTCGCCCGCTGGAGGGGAGGAGACGAGGAAGCGAAGAAGAGGTTCGACGAGCTCTATTCAAAGGTCGAGAACGAGGATCTGAAAGCAATCCTCGACGAGTGGAAGAAGCCAAAGCTGAGCCTGAGTTTAGGGCTTTAG
- a CDS encoding ABC transporter substrate-binding protein: MKSRGKHFALLLVGVLILAVVASGCISGGTTTTTTAPSFSPTETASSPTTTTAAPKYPITVTDFAGRTVTIDKPPERVIVLSGYWAEILCVLGVQDRIVGIGKYVPYDPYLPDDVKNKTVVGSNFKGLNWETVVGLNPDLIIIDWYGGKYADAETIQKAEELGIPVIALTAKTIEDNVDVVELLGKVFGEEEKAGELAGWMKEKLSAVKETAAQIPESERKNALLISAPKDIAGPVTVYANGSAWASMVELIGAHNLAFDMTFDTQWPKLDLEKIIAYWGNDTDVLILTSFSQDRLEDAVNGIKNDSRWQEIKAVREGHVYGILAGSKGYLDWGPRIIVGLYQMANIVYPDRYQSWESVRDELIEKFYSPFYQGG, encoded by the coding sequence ATGAAATCCCGTGGGAAACACTTTGCCCTGCTTTTGGTCGGCGTCTTGATCCTCGCCGTCGTGGCGAGCGGCTGTATAAGCGGCGGAACTACTACGACTACCACCGCGCCCTCCTTCAGCCCAACGGAGACGGCTTCATCCCCGACAACCACCACTGCCGCTCCCAAGTACCCGATAACCGTCACGGACTTCGCGGGAAGGACCGTCACCATAGATAAGCCGCCCGAGAGGGTGATAGTGCTCTCCGGCTACTGGGCGGAGATACTCTGTGTCCTCGGCGTCCAGGACAGGATAGTCGGCATAGGCAAGTACGTCCCCTACGACCCCTACCTCCCGGATGATGTGAAGAACAAGACCGTCGTTGGCAGCAACTTCAAGGGCCTCAACTGGGAGACCGTCGTCGGTTTGAATCCAGACCTCATAATAATCGACTGGTACGGCGGCAAGTACGCCGACGCCGAGACGATACAGAAGGCGGAAGAACTCGGCATACCCGTCATAGCACTCACTGCTAAGACCATCGAGGACAACGTGGATGTCGTCGAGCTCCTTGGAAAGGTGTTTGGTGAGGAAGAGAAGGCCGGTGAGCTGGCAGGATGGATGAAGGAGAAGCTCAGCGCCGTGAAGGAAACCGCCGCCCAGATTCCGGAGAGCGAGAGAAAGAACGCCCTCCTCATAAGTGCCCCCAAGGACATCGCCGGCCCGGTCACTGTCTACGCCAACGGAAGCGCGTGGGCGAGTATGGTGGAGCTCATCGGTGCCCACAACTTAGCTTTCGACATGACATTCGACACCCAGTGGCCCAAGCTCGACCTCGAGAAGATAATCGCCTACTGGGGCAACGACACGGACGTTTTAATCCTGACGTCATTCAGCCAGGACAGGCTTGAGGACGCCGTGAACGGCATTAAAAATGACTCAAGGTGGCAGGAAATCAAGGCCGTGAGGGAAGGACACGTTTACGGCATCCTCGCAGGTTCAAAGGGCTACCTCGACTGGGGCCCGAGGATAATAGTCGGCCTCTACCAGATGGCCAACATAGTCTACCCCGACCGCTACCAGAGCTGGGAGTCGGTCAGGGACGAGCTGATTGAGAAGTTCTACAGCCCGTTCTACCAGGGTGGGTGA
- a CDS encoding iron ABC transporter permease — translation MRRALYLSFLLSPVLALIVSLCIGTYPIPPSAVVSMVLLKGAQIISEVLKTLTLGKVSFSVTIPYPSVYQTILFEIRLPRVLMAMLVGSALAISGAVLQAIFRNPLVNSYILGISSGAAFGAALAIGLSVGLGVTPSAFAFALLAVFITTSLARVGGRITPVSLVLAGIIVNAFFSALTSLLKFLMEHDKLASIVYWLMGSFANSDWGSVKVAFPVILAGCFLIYSMRWQLNVLSFGEEAKIVGVETEKLKFVFIVIVSMITAVSIAFCGIIGWVGLMIPHIVRMAFGPDHKTLIPLTITLGASFMALADTLARSVATYEIPIGIITTLLGIPFFAYLLRKTGGGWDA, via the coding sequence ATGAGGAGAGCCCTCTACCTTTCCTTTTTGCTCTCCCCAGTCCTTGCCCTCATCGTAAGCCTGTGTATAGGGACCTATCCAATTCCTCCCTCCGCCGTAGTGAGTATGGTGCTCCTTAAAGGGGCCCAGATCATCTCCGAAGTTTTGAAAACTTTAACCCTTGGGAAGGTATCCTTCTCCGTCACAATTCCCTACCCGAGCGTTTACCAGACCATACTCTTTGAGATACGCCTTCCCCGCGTCCTGATGGCCATGCTCGTCGGCTCGGCCCTTGCCATCTCTGGAGCGGTTCTGCAGGCCATATTCAGGAATCCCCTCGTCAACAGCTACATCCTCGGCATATCTTCCGGGGCGGCATTCGGCGCGGCTTTGGCCATAGGCCTCTCCGTTGGATTAGGTGTAACTCCTTCAGCGTTCGCCTTCGCGCTCCTCGCGGTCTTCATAACGACCTCGCTGGCGAGGGTCGGCGGAAGAATAACCCCAGTCTCGCTGGTTCTCGCCGGAATCATAGTCAACGCCTTCTTTTCAGCTTTAACGTCCCTTCTCAAGTTCCTTATGGAGCACGATAAGCTGGCGAGCATCGTCTACTGGCTCATGGGGAGCTTCGCCAACTCTGACTGGGGCTCGGTCAAGGTGGCCTTCCCGGTGATCCTCGCCGGCTGTTTCCTGATATACTCAATGCGCTGGCAGCTGAACGTGCTCTCCTTCGGTGAGGAGGCTAAAATCGTGGGTGTCGAGACCGAGAAGCTGAAGTTCGTCTTCATAGTCATCGTCTCCATGATAACGGCCGTCTCAATAGCCTTCTGCGGTATAATCGGGTGGGTCGGGCTGATGATACCGCACATAGTCAGGATGGCCTTCGGCCCGGACCACAAGACCCTGATACCCCTGACGATAACCCTCGGGGCTTCGTTCATGGCCCTGGCCGATACGCTCGCGAGGTCTGTGGCGACCTACGAGATCCCGATTGGTATAATAACGACCCTCCTTGGAATTCCCTTCTTCGCTTACCTGCTCAGAAAGACGGGCGGTGGATGGGATGCTTGA
- a CDS encoding ABC transporter ATP-binding protein, producing the protein MLEVRGLSFSYGDFSIEGVTLEVKEGEVVTLLGPNGSGKTTILKAIYGLLKPKKRCVFIDGRDFHGLPIRERAKLAGYVPQSHTPPFPYTVLDVVVTGLASQLGPFESPRKEHYEKALEKLRLLGLERLKDKPYTQLSGGQMQLVLIARALVQEPRVLLLDEPTAHLDFKNQVKVLGIVKRLAREGGISAIMTLHDPNLASLYSDRIALVKEGKIRAVGRPLEVLREEMLRDVYGVPVCVLEFDGFRLILPRTEVIQ; encoded by the coding sequence ATGCTTGAGGTCAGAGGCCTGTCGTTCAGCTACGGTGATTTCAGCATCGAAGGGGTCACCCTCGAGGTGAAGGAAGGGGAAGTCGTGACGCTCCTTGGCCCCAACGGGAGCGGGAAGACCACCATACTGAAGGCCATCTACGGGCTGCTGAAGCCCAAGAAGAGGTGCGTCTTCATTGACGGCCGGGACTTCCACGGGCTGCCCATCAGGGAGAGGGCCAAGCTGGCCGGCTACGTCCCACAGTCCCACACACCGCCCTTCCCCTACACGGTTCTGGACGTGGTCGTCACGGGTTTGGCTTCCCAGCTCGGCCCCTTTGAGAGCCCGAGAAAAGAACACTACGAGAAGGCCCTCGAAAAGCTCAGGCTCCTCGGACTCGAGCGCCTTAAGGATAAACCCTACACCCAGCTGAGCGGTGGACAGATGCAGCTGGTTCTCATAGCGAGGGCCCTAGTCCAGGAGCCTAGGGTTCTGCTCCTCGACGAGCCAACGGCTCACCTTGACTTCAAGAACCAGGTCAAAGTCCTCGGGATAGTCAAGAGGCTCGCGCGGGAGGGGGGTATCTCGGCCATCATGACGCTCCACGACCCTAACTTGGCCTCCCTCTACTCCGACAGGATAGCCCTCGTTAAGGAGGGCAAGATCAGGGCCGTCGGGAGGCCGCTTGAAGTCCTGCGCGAGGAGATGCTCCGCGACGTCTACGGCGTCCCAGTGTGCGTCCTTGAGTTCGACGGTTTCAGGCTCATACTCCCCAGAACGGAGGTGATTCAATGA
- a CDS encoding cobaltochelatase subunit CobN, producing the protein MICLILGYGARPLPLLREILEEERIDGLVLIDQNCEGELDKVEKAKVIFIYAHELPKIVEERIKESRAKVIACAGLEGLANVPEEVLIKAKTYYVLGGEKNLRNLVRFLAGLAGAELEYEDPQEVPMHGIYHPELGLFESLDEYLRVYKKRPLIGVLFWRSAWLYKEFRPIGELIKALEEEGFGVIPVFTYGKDSRTGLGREKSEAVEEFFMKDGKPVVKALVSLISFGTVELKNLGRLNVPVFAPIRSYYQSLEDWKKSEKGVDYMTQVYGVIIPEVAGAIEPIFIAGTRNIEGYKKGEPYEEHMRYLARRVKKWVGLRKKPRDEVRIAIVLINPPCKGLEANVAVGLGLDVPESIVRLLHELKEKGYYVGEDLPENGEELIKLILERKAISEFRWTSVEEIVRSGGAIDFVGLEEYLEWFNELLDDLRERIVKDWGRPEDVLAGKVDKALVGMVYDGKFVVPGIRFGNVLITPQPKFGCAGARCDGKVCRILHDPTITPPHQWWAVYRWITRKFKADVMVHFGTHGYLEFRPGKGVGLSPSCVPEASLDDVPHLYVYAVSNPMEGVIAKRRSYAALVDHIYPPMGMAGVLDDLDSLLTQYAKAKNLGDEARRRKIYEQILEKAKENRLRIANPENEERTIEEIHRYVELMRGSQINLGLHIFGYPPGEPERLAEYVATAMAYDSYASPSIRRVIAEAVGLDYDELKKNPLGTTNGFTNRELLEIFHKIAVKSLERLLKGESFEVIAEEIEKFGFKVKEKKKLEETFRKALEVAGKIIGCKKEHEGLLKGLSGEYVEPGPSGAITRGKFEILPTGRNFYAVDPRTLPTKAAWQIGVETAEKLLEEYMKKHGKYPESVGQVLWSIDGYKADGEQIAQILYLIGVRPVWKGDVVAGLEVIPLEDLGRPRIDVLVRISGIVRDTLPNYIYLIDEAIEKVVTLDEPLEMNYIRKHYVEHIKKLIELGKSFEEAQRFARFRVFSAPPGAYGAGVNLAVESSGWRSDEDLAKVWIQWSGYAYGKDTFGVEAYDSLVLSLKEVDVINRNHISDEHDPTNCCCYFAHHGGFKAAVDALTGKNAEVVQTDTRDISDTKIVEVKVELERVVRAKLLNERWIEEMKKHGYRGASEFSKKINHLYGWEATTKLVEDWVFDEIAGKYVLDEEMRRWFEEHNPYAIEEIARRLIEAYERGLWETSDELIERLMEVYSEIEGILEESLGEGYVQGGTIEIYTAQDDEHWSENMREVEGIWSLVKND; encoded by the coding sequence ATGATATGCTTAATCCTGGGATACGGCGCGAGACCCCTGCCCCTGTTGAGGGAGATACTTGAGGAGGAGAGAATAGATGGGCTCGTGCTCATCGACCAGAACTGTGAGGGGGAACTGGATAAAGTAGAGAAAGCTAAGGTGATCTTCATCTACGCCCACGAGCTCCCCAAAATAGTGGAGGAGAGGATTAAAGAAAGCAGGGCTAAAGTCATTGCCTGCGCCGGTTTGGAGGGCCTGGCGAACGTCCCGGAGGAGGTTCTGATAAAGGCCAAGACCTACTACGTCCTAGGGGGCGAAAAGAACCTGAGGAACCTGGTCAGGTTCCTTGCGGGCCTCGCTGGGGCTGAGCTTGAGTACGAAGATCCCCAGGAAGTGCCGATGCACGGCATCTACCACCCCGAGCTGGGCCTTTTTGAAAGCCTGGACGAATACCTGAGAGTTTACAAGAAGAGGCCCCTCATTGGAGTCCTCTTCTGGAGGAGTGCCTGGCTCTACAAGGAGTTCAGACCAATTGGAGAGCTCATCAAAGCCCTTGAGGAGGAAGGCTTTGGGGTAATCCCGGTCTTCACCTACGGAAAAGACTCAAGGACAGGGCTTGGAAGGGAGAAGAGCGAGGCCGTTGAGGAGTTCTTCATGAAGGACGGAAAGCCGGTTGTAAAAGCTTTAGTGAGCTTAATCTCCTTCGGCACGGTCGAGCTGAAGAACCTGGGGAGGCTCAACGTCCCGGTCTTCGCCCCGATACGGTCCTACTATCAGTCCCTCGAGGATTGGAAGAAAAGCGAGAAGGGCGTTGACTACATGACTCAGGTCTATGGGGTGATAATTCCGGAAGTTGCGGGTGCAATTGAGCCGATTTTCATAGCCGGAACCAGAAACATTGAGGGCTACAAGAAGGGCGAGCCCTATGAAGAGCACATGAGGTACCTGGCCAGAAGGGTGAAGAAGTGGGTCGGGCTGAGGAAGAAGCCCAGGGATGAAGTTAGAATAGCAATCGTTTTGATAAACCCGCCGTGCAAAGGCCTTGAGGCGAACGTCGCCGTGGGCCTCGGCCTGGATGTTCCCGAAAGCATCGTCAGACTTCTGCACGAGCTTAAGGAGAAAGGATACTACGTTGGCGAGGACCTGCCGGAAAACGGTGAAGAGCTGATAAAGCTTATCCTGGAGAGGAAGGCGATAAGCGAGTTCAGGTGGACGAGCGTTGAGGAGATAGTCAGGAGCGGCGGGGCGATTGACTTCGTGGGCCTGGAGGAGTACCTGGAGTGGTTCAACGAGCTGCTGGATGACCTGAGGGAAAGAATCGTCAAGGACTGGGGAAGACCTGAGGATGTCCTGGCTGGAAAAGTGGACAAAGCGCTGGTCGGGATGGTCTATGATGGAAAGTTCGTCGTCCCGGGGATAAGGTTCGGAAACGTCCTCATAACCCCCCAGCCCAAGTTCGGTTGCGCCGGGGCGAGGTGCGATGGAAAGGTGTGCAGAATTCTGCATGACCCAACGATAACCCCACCTCACCAGTGGTGGGCCGTTTACAGGTGGATAACCAGGAAATTCAAGGCTGATGTAATGGTCCACTTCGGAACCCACGGCTACCTTGAATTCAGGCCCGGAAAAGGCGTCGGGCTTTCCCCATCGTGTGTACCTGAAGCTTCTTTGGACGACGTCCCTCACCTCTACGTTTATGCTGTCTCCAATCCAATGGAGGGTGTTATTGCCAAGAGGAGAAGCTACGCAGCGCTTGTAGACCACATCTACCCCCCGATGGGAATGGCGGGGGTTCTGGACGATCTGGACTCCCTCCTGACCCAGTATGCAAAGGCTAAGAACCTGGGAGATGAAGCGAGGAGAAGGAAGATTTACGAGCAGATCCTTGAGAAGGCCAAGGAAAACAGGCTGAGAATAGCGAACCCTGAAAATGAAGAGCGGACGATAGAGGAGATACACCGCTACGTCGAGCTGATGAGGGGCTCCCAGATAAACCTCGGCCTCCACATCTTCGGCTATCCGCCAGGGGAGCCCGAGAGGCTGGCGGAATACGTTGCCACTGCAATGGCCTATGATTCCTACGCTTCTCCTTCGATTAGGAGAGTCATAGCCGAGGCAGTGGGCCTGGACTACGATGAACTAAAAAAGAACCCCTTGGGAACTACAAACGGGTTCACGAACAGGGAACTGTTGGAGATCTTTCACAAGATAGCAGTCAAGAGCCTGGAGCGTTTGCTTAAGGGAGAAAGCTTTGAAGTCATTGCAGAAGAAATTGAGAAGTTCGGATTCAAAGTTAAGGAGAAAAAGAAGCTTGAAGAAACGTTTAGAAAAGCCCTTGAAGTTGCAGGGAAAATAATCGGGTGTAAAAAGGAGCACGAAGGGCTCTTGAAAGGACTGAGTGGAGAATACGTTGAACCCGGCCCCTCGGGAGCGATAACGAGGGGGAAGTTCGAAATTCTGCCGACGGGAAGGAACTTCTATGCAGTTGATCCAAGGACTCTGCCGACTAAAGCGGCGTGGCAGATAGGAGTTGAAACCGCGGAGAAGCTCCTGGAGGAATACATGAAAAAGCACGGAAAATACCCGGAGAGCGTCGGACAGGTTCTCTGGAGCATAGACGGATACAAGGCTGATGGAGAGCAGATAGCCCAGATTCTGTACCTGATTGGAGTCAGGCCGGTCTGGAAGGGAGATGTGGTTGCCGGGCTTGAAGTCATACCTCTGGAGGATCTCGGAAGGCCGAGGATTGACGTCCTGGTGAGGATAAGCGGAATAGTGAGGGACACGCTGCCGAACTACATCTACCTGATTGACGAGGCCATAGAGAAGGTCGTTACGCTGGATGAGCCCTTGGAGATGAACTACATTAGAAAGCACTACGTTGAGCACATCAAAAAGCTAATTGAACTCGGAAAGAGCTTTGAAGAGGCGCAGAGGTTCGCAAGGTTTAGGGTTTTCTCGGCCCCACCGGGTGCCTACGGGGCTGGAGTGAATTTAGCGGTTGAATCATCGGGCTGGAGAAGTGACGAGGACTTGGCCAAGGTGTGGATTCAGTGGAGCGGCTACGCCTACGGAAAGGATACCTTTGGCGTTGAAGCATATGACTCGCTGGTTCTGAGCCTAAAAGAGGTGGACGTGATCAACAGAAACCACATAAGCGACGAGCACGACCCGACTAACTGCTGTTGCTATTTTGCCCATCATGGAGGGTTTAAGGCAGCCGTTGATGCCCTAACCGGCAAGAACGCTGAAGTGGTTCAGACGGACACGAGGGACATAAGCGATACCAAAATCGTTGAGGTGAAAGTTGAGCTTGAGAGGGTCGTCAGGGCAAAGCTCCTCAACGAGCGCTGGATTGAAGAGATGAAGAAGCACGGTTACCGGGGGGCGAGCGAGTTCTCCAAGAAGATCAACCACCTATACGGCTGGGAGGCGACAACAAAGCTAGTTGAGGACTGGGTTTTTGACGAGATAGCAGGGAAATACGTTCTGGACGAAGAGATGAGGAGATGGTTCGAGGAGCACAACCCCTACGCCATCGAGGAGATCGCGAGAAGGCTGATTGAAGCCTATGAGCGCGGCCTGTGGGAGACGAGCGATGAGCTCATTGAAAGGCTCATGGAAGTTTATTCGGAAATCGAAGGAATTCTGGAAGAAAGCCTTGGTGAAGGATATGTTCAAGGTGGAACGATTGAAATCTACACTGCCCAAGACGACGAACACTGGAGTGAAAACATGAGGGAGGTGGAGGGAATATGGAGCCTCGTGAAAAACGATTAG